TTGAAGCTGGGGGAACATCTCTTCTTTGGGGGGAGcctgaaatttctctttgataCCAAGGAAtccatagatttaaagctgagagGAAACTCTCTTCTTTAGGGGGGAGACttaaattttccccttttatgtCAAAGTCATAGATTTAAATCTGGGGGAACTTTTCTTCTGTGGGGGAggcttaaatttctctttttttatcaaaatcatagatttaaagctggggaacctcttttctttttgggggaagaattaaatttctctcttttatctcaAAGTCATAGATTTAAAGGGGGGAAACCTCTCTTCTTTGGAGGGAagatttaatttctctcttttatatcaAAGCAATAGATTTAAAATTGGGAAGAACCCCTCTTTGTTGGGGGGGAGACTTCATTTTATCTCTCTTATATCAAAGTTATAGATTTAAATCCGGgggaacttttcttttttgggggaggcttaaatttctctcctttatatcaaagagtcatagatttaaagctgggagGAACCTCTCTTCTTTGGAGGGGagacttaattttctttcttttctatcaagGAGTTACAGATTTAAAGTTGGGAGGAACCTATCTCCTTTGAGGGTGGAGacttatatttctcttttatatcaaAGTCATAGAATTAAAGCTGGGAGGAATCTCTTCTTTGGTGGGAGGAGACTTAAATTTCTCTCTTCCATATCAAGGAGTCCGATCTAAAGCTAGGGGAACCTCTCTTCTTTTGGGGGGAGGCTTAAATTTGTCTTATATCAAGAAGTCATAGATTTCAATCTGGGAGGAACCTAAGAGATAATTTAGTGCcatcctcccattttacagaaaagaaagcaGGCCGAGATTAACTAATTTGTCCAAGATTATCCCTTTGTAGAACTGGTAATTagcaaagccagaatttgaaacttaCCTTAGCCTTCTGCCACACTTTTCTCCCTTTTACCAAGAATAAGAGAGATGGATATTACATTATTTTCTGTAGTTAGCTGTCTTCTACTCAGTCCCCATTATAGTATGGAGGTGACTATGGTTCACAAAAGCCATACCATTAAATAATagctagattttaaaaataaattttatacttttataaatattttaaatatttgcttttacaaatattacctcattttatcctcccaaccactctgggaggtaggtgctattattatgcccattttccagatgaggaaactcaggcagacaaaggttaagtgacccaaagtcacacaggtagtaaatgtctgaagctgaatttgaactcaggttttccttactccaggcccagaattctagCCACTGCAACCCAACTAGCTGTCTAAACTCTGTTGGGATTTGAGTCAGGACCTGAGACCTCTTGTATCTCTGTCACTCAAAGACTGGCCCATCTAAATTCAGAGAATCTCATTGCCAAATTGGCCAGAAGGCCATGCATTTTGTGGCCATGCTAAGTCTCCAATACCATGTGAGATGTAAAAGCAAGATGATCCACTTTAATGAAGGGAATATGTACACCAATAGGTGATCTAGTGGATAGCATCGTAGTTCttgagttgggaagacctgaattcaaatcctgcctcatataCTTAGttgctgtgtgaccccagacgagtcatttctctttcccttttcttcatctataaaatgagggattggacTCAGagcctcaaaggtcccttcctGCTCTAAGCCTATGACCCTCTGAAATGGCAGATCTTTGAAGTATTCGCTTAACAGTGAAATGTGGCTGTTTTAATGCCATAATGGAATGAATGCCAGTCTTAAAGGACATCTGAGTCCTGCTACTTGCgggaccttggacaaatcagtggctcatctgcaaaatggggatagatTATGGTTGCTTTTAAGTTTGCCtatagaaaaggagatagtaaAGAACTTCCCATCTCCTACCTCCATGTCTTTGCATGGGTTGTCCGCCATACCTAGAAGGAACcttctcttcatttctgcctcttggaatcccaATCTCCCTTCAGAATCCTACTTAAGTGCCAACTTTGATTTTTCAAGAGGATTTCCTGCCCATTGTTATTACTTAATATCTTTATTAATATCTTTACTTCCAAATACTCATCTGTATACCCATTGTATATCTGCATCCCCGCCCCCCAACCACCccaaatgtaagcttcttgagtgCAAGGActatttctttcttgtctttgtatcctcgATGTCTAACAGTCTccagtacatagtaggtactttttaAATACTTGCTGTTGAACAAATGAAAACTGGGTAACAGAGGGAACTAAATCAAGGATTAGAAATGTGTTGCCTCAGTGATCAGTAAATGTGAGAGTTGACTATCATAATAATGCTCATGAAGAGAAGGAAATCTGAATACTGCTACATCTTCCTTGTCACACTAACACGGTACATCATAGCCTCATGAAACAAGACTGCAAGTAAACTAAGGCAGGCAAGTATCTCTCAACCCTGATTCCAAAAGAAGGGTCCATTCTTAAGTGACACACCTAGGATAATGGCAGTAAAGAACAATGGAGCACAAATTAGGAGGATATGGAGATCTTATGCTCTTAGAACCCATCCATTCCTACCTGTTAGCTGGGACAGTATTGGCAGAAGACTGTGGATAGTTCCTCTTCATTGTGTCCTCCCATCCAGCAGGGAATTTGGCTGCTGAAGTGATAGCATTTTGGATAGAAAGATCTGCTGGTATTGCTTAGGATATCTTCAcctatctccctccttcccactctcGTTAAGAAACAGATGGGAAATCAAGACTGTCCAGCTAACCCAAAACCTTTCTGAGATGAAAGGTGTGGGAAGGCCATTCCATTGGGAAGGCAGAAGGAAATCTTCCTAGCAGTATATGTTATACAGGACAAAGCACACCTAGTTTTCAGGCTGTAATTTCATGTGTGTAAACCCCAGGTGTCAGTTGGTATAGGtattggaaaggaagaaatacGATAAGAACCAAAGGAAGGCTACCAGCTATTGGATAGAGTGTTGATCGATTGACTGGATGATCCTTCATAGAAAGAAAAGCATGGACAAAGATTACTCGGAATGAGAAGGCATGGAGGGGTCGTGAGCTCAACCTAAGTACCAAACTCCTCCCTATCCTCCAGGGGACAGAAGTAAtaagatgaattatttcaatatctCAAGTATCCAGGATGTCCCCAGTGTATACAGCACCTCTCTGCCCATGCAGATCCCAACCCCTCCATGCTCCATGCTTCCATGAGTTGCTACggctaaaaaattaaaattcagaacgATGACCTCATGGTCCATTTTTTTCTGATGCTGTGCTTCTTTTCAAACTTAGCTAGGCTGGCCTGATAGGACAGACAGTCTGTTGCCAACTTGGTAGTATCTGCTGAAGTGACATAGGGCTCGAGAACCTAACCCCAGCCAGCGTGGAGCTCGGTCGAAGTGCCACCAACACAATGTGTGCTGTTTATAACTCACCTTTACAGGTTCTTGTTGCCCTCTGTGCCTGTCTGTGCTATTCATTGCACAACCTTGCATTCAGTAGAAGTTTAACAAATGTTGAAACGAACATAAGCTCTTTAAAGGCAGTGGTAGCACCAAGTAAGTACTTATTGAATTTAGTTGTTGACCAAGGCTTTACCGAGTGTACAAATGGAACTCGCTAACAATTTAAAGAACCATTTCACTAGCTTATTAGCCATCTgggtctccttttcttccttgggaaaatttaaatcatttcaaCCTCTATTTATTAAAGATACTATGTTGGGCTTGGGGTGGAAGTGGATGTCGAGCTAGATTTTTCCTAAAGTTCTCTCTGCCTCGCTGGGACTCCACTGTGGTACCCAACAAAGATCAGCGGAAAAACCTGGGACCCATAAAGGGACCTTTGGGCCCTCTGGTACAAAGTTGTCCCACCATTCCCCCAGGCCTGCATCGTCAGTAAGCATCCTGCAGTGATGTGGTAGAACTATGGAAATACTTCCCCCTGCTGGCCAATCGGGGAAATACAACCAACCCTGGTTACAAGCAGACTAGTCCCAGCCATGACTGATGTGTACATTTTAAAGGTAAATCTAAAGGTTAATGGAGGGATATCAACAGCAGAGGGGAAGAAGGGTGCTTTCTTTGAGCTGTTTAAAAGCAACTAAGGGACTCTTCTTGCCAAGGCTAACACCTGTTTGTCCCCTTGATGTTCCCaagtgttggggggggggggggctttgaACTTTGCATCACTTagcccttctctccccttcccatctctttgtctctgtctctctccttgatCCTTCCTGAAGAACAGCTTCTTTGGGGTTCCCCCATCCTTAAACCCTTCACCAGACTCTACCAAGCCTGAGGTTACAGACGTGTCTTTCTCACTTTCACTTACAAACTGTGGGGAGGAAACACCTACATTCATCTCCCTCACCATTCACTCACTTCTCAGCCCCTAACCACCGGGCTGCTGACCAATCACCCCTTCATTGAAATTGCTCCCTCCAAGCcctgtgtttgtgtgagtgtaaTCTCCATATTTACCAGAAAGATCACTAATGGTCGTCCATAATTATTAACCCATGTTATTATGGGGTTTTCTTcccacagaatctcagagctcaACAGGGACCACAAGAGGCCATCTGATCCAACCCCTACCTGGATAAAAATCTTCCCTCCCACATGCCAAGTATTAGTCATTCCCTTTTGGTTTTAAGGGTTCTAATCGGGGAGAAGCTATTACTTTGAGCCAGTGAGGTAGAGTAAAAAGAATGCtaatccgagttcaaatcctaccaggAAAACCACTAGCTTTATGACCTTGTGGGTGAcctgtgcctcattttcctcaactgtaaaatgaagttaacaGTACCAGTAGCGCTCACTCCAGAGGGTTGTTGGGAGGCTCTGTGGGAAACAAAGGGATATTTTTTTCGACTGTAAAGTGCTGGATACGTGTCACCTCCCCACAGAAGGCAGACCGTTCTACTACTTGGCCAGCTCAATAGCTCTTAAATGACTTACAATCTTTGAGTAATGCATTTGTTGAATGACTGAAGCCTAGGAGTGAACTAGAAAGTAGAGCtggtaggaaaagaagaaaagatggactAAAAAAAGCTTACCTTAAATACCTGCTAAGTCTGACATCTGAAATCTATAGGAACTGGGAGAAATTGATAAGAGTAAGAGTCATTTTCTGAGAGAGAAGTGGTGAAAGAATAGgaacagaaaggtttggaaataAGAAACAAGTCTCACTAGCCATTTGAGAGTGTTTAAGATCCCTAATAATCAGAGATTGTAAATTAAAACCCTGAAATATCTTCTCGTGACCATCAAATCAACAAAGGGGTAAAAAGTCAGGGGGAGGGAACCCTTAACGTTGGTGAGGCTTCTGGGGAAACAGACACATTCATTCACTGCTGGTGGAACTGCGGGCTGGTCCCTCTGGTTTGGGAAATAATATGGAATTATAGAAGTGGCAAAAGTGTTTGCAATCTTTGCCCCAGAACCCACTAGAGTTATACTCCAAGGAGGTTAGTAGCAAGAAGAAAATCCCCatctacataaaaaaaaaacaaaccctatcCACAGCAGCACTATTTGTAATAGCAAAAGTTTGGAGATACAACTGTACGCCAGACAACCAGGGTGTGGCAGAGTGAGTTGTGGTACGGGAATGTGATGGAGTATTATCGTGCCGGAAGGATGACCGAGATGAAGGATTACCAGAACTATGGTTAGACTCGACTGAAATGATGCAGTGGAAAAAGAATaaccaaaagaaatacaaaatgacaCGAGGTAAATGAAGACAACATCCAAAGGGCTACAGAACTCAGGTTAAATACAATGGACCGTGTTGGCGGTACGTCATTAAAAATCAGAGCACGCAGGCTTGCTTTCTTTGAACAAAAGGCAAATTACAAAAGTGGATGGTGGCCTGTCCTATCGCCCTTACGGCTTCCTTGGCTGAATTGTTTGGAATTTTCTCGTGGGTGTTTGCGAAACGTCCCTTCGGAAATTTTTATAAACACGATTCTGCCACCGCCACAATGGCCTGCGTTCTCTTAAAATAATctctagaaaaaaagagatgaaacgAAAGCTTTGCTGAGTGAACATCTTTATGCTGCATTGCAATCGGGCTAAACTAAGACTGCAAATTACAAACTTTCACACCCGCTCGTTTCCAGCTTTTCAAAGAGAGATACAACAAACACCAAAGGGGTCGCTTTGGGCACTCTTGCCCAGGGAGGCCATCTCGCTGGCCTTTAGAGATAATCTATGTCAAAACCGTCCAGCGTGCTTGACACGGGTAAAGAGGCAAAGTGCTTCCTAAGGAGCTCTAGGGCCTTGTTATTCCTGGCGTGTAGGAACTTCTCGGTTTTCAGCTCTTTCTTGACGACCTCTAGCTCTCTCTGAATCTTTTGGATCTCTACTTTATACTGCCATTTCACCTTTTCCCTCAGGGCGGCATTGCCAGCCTCGATTTGCCGCTTCAACTTTTCCAcctcttcttttaattctttgttttccAGGTCCAGCTTGTGGATGAGCTGCTTGGCCTGGAGCAGGGCCTCGCTCAGGTTCTTCACGTCGAGGGATTTCTCGGAGATGTCGTTCTTGAGAGCCCGGAGAGCTCGGTCTTTTCGCAAGCTGTCCTTGTGGGCAGCTTGGAGGTGCAGGGCCTTGAAGCCGATCTCTTTTTTGGATTTCAGGAGCTCTCGCTCGGCGTTTTCGAAGTCGTTTTCTATTTTCCTGCATTTGGCATTCAGCTCCTCCAGCTCGGCTTTCAAAAAGGCCAGCTGAAGTTTTTGAGCAATGCCTTCTGCGTGCTTTTTTTGCGCTTCTCGTCGCAAAGCTGCTAATTCCTTTGCATTCCAGATACAATGACCTTCTGTTCTCCTGGAGCTTTCTTCGCTTCCAACATTCAAATCAGCTGCATCCCAGCAGGCAGAATTCCTCTCGGCTTGCTTCTTTGAAATGTTTATCTTTCTCTCAGTTAACTTGGGTTCAGATTCTGGTTCAATTAGCGGGGAAAtgaattctttcctcttcaatttcttttcttcttggaaCTTTTTAATTGCCAAATTATACATTTCTTCCACTCCCTTTGCTTGGTCGAAAGCCAGTTGTGGAGAAAAAGGTTCAGGCTGATTAGCTTGCTTAAAAAAATCCTGGGGAGTAAAACAAGGTATAAACAACTTCTCCACCCAGTGCTTTCCATTAGTCTCCATTTCTACGCTACCTTCTGCCTGttcctgaaaaacaaaatgagatcaAGGCAAATCTTTACAATGATAGCCTGGAGCAAAGAGGGCTGGCCTGGGAGGAGGGCTGCCAACTCACTGGTAACTGACCAGTTTGCCCAGGATTTGGTCCCTggctctaaataaataaatgctgatcCGATTCTACTGGATTAGCCCTAGGTTGaggcagtcatttttttttttttcaagaagctGAGTGAGGCCATTATctaaaaactgaggtaaactaaATTAGGGGTAAGGGAAAGGaactgtgggggaggggaggagagagggattgCTATGACTGAAATATCTtaatatggctttttttttttttaatggctataATTTTGGTAACCCTGCCAGGGAGTGGGGAGACTTGGGTTCTGGTACCAGGTTCAAATAGCAATGAGACTGAGTGAGTTACAAATCTCTCTCTGAACCGGCTAGAAAAGATGCtaaaagatggggggggggggggggaggaaatcaCTGTTGAAATGGCTGTGGGAAAAGAGGTATCCTGATTCCCtactggtggagctgtgaatcgatttaaccattctggaaaacaatgtggaattatgcaagaaaaaataaataattcatagcctttgacccagagattccagTACTGGAGCTATATTCCAAGGAGGTTACTgacagcaagaaaaagaaaagggccatatgtacaaaaatgctcAGAGCAGCATTATTTGTGATAACAAAATCCATGTCTGGAGACTGAGGactggctgaacaaattgtggtatgtgaatgtaaaaGTAGAGAAGGAGAGGCAGGCTGTCTCAGGAGGGGGTGGggtcccccccttcccccccttccccggAGGCCTCCAAGCAAAGTTTGGATAACCACTTGTCAGGTACATGGCAGATGGGGGAAGATTTATTTGGGATTCGCTTTAGATTAGATGGttgctgaggtcccttccagtgctccaaatctgtgattctgaggatatgaagaattcagagaaacatggaaagctTGTATGAACAGAAGTAGAGCGGAGAAAGCAAAGCCAAAAGAATATACACAGTGACCACGACAATGTGCATAAAGTCAACACAGAGAAGCGGCAACAACGCACACCAAATACAAGTCAGTGTTAGTACCATACTGTCAGAGTCCAAAGAGACAACCCTCCTTTCTCTTAACAATTGATAATCTGTtgcggtgggggggggggggtcgtaCCCTGTAAAGGAGTTTGTTGGAAAGTGTCTGTTTTGTCAGAAAGAAAGTGTAACGATAAATTCTCAAATGATTTTCAAATCAAATGATGAAGTTGGGCTACGATGATGAAGATCCCTCCCTCACAGCTCTGGCCTTCTATAATCCCATAAAACAGAACCAAGTAAAAAGACTCTTGTGGGTCTTTCCCATTAAATGGTTACATCTTTTTACATCAAAGCCACAAGGGAAGCCAAGAGCAAATATAAGGAGCCCTAAACTCTTTTGGCATAATGGAAATGGTTAAAAAGCTAATTTAGTTCTAGTCAACATTCTTCTGCTTCTACTATGTCTAAATTGTTTCTAGCACTGTTGGGTTCCAttattgtttcttcatttttttttttccactgagtGAAATGTAAAAGCTTAATGCAAGGCAAGATAGCTTTTGGTAAAATATACCAAGCAGACTTCCTCATGACAAACTGCCAACTGCCCCTCTGTCTTGACCTGTAAATTCCTGCTATTCCAGTCCCAGGCTCTGCTCAGAAGCAAAGCTGCCAAGTATACAGAAGCCTATCGGCTTGTGCCGCCATTTCAGGATGAGAACCGGTATCCACATTGAAATGTTCATGCCATCAAATCTCTTTTTTCCTGAGACTAGTAGAGAATTTGGGCACAGTTTCTTGGAGGTGAAAAGCTAGCAAATGAATTCACCAGACAACCCGACACTTCTACTTCTTGGAGAGGGGAGGAGTAAAAGTACAGCCCTGtcagagcttttaaaaaaaaatctaaatccaaCTGTCCAAAATGAGAGGGTGATTATTCCCTTTCAAAAGGATTCTTCCCTTATACAAAAGGATTCCTCTAGGTCCAACTCTCCTGTGTAGGTTTGTTCACAGATCATTAACTGCCTTTGAAGGGAGGGCTGGAGTCAGGACAGAAAAGCTTGACACTAAAGTGTTAGGAGCCACAGGCAACTCAAAGATCAATCAGAAACCAGCATTTTTGAAATGATCTCATAAATCAATGGCAAAATGTGATTTACCCACACTCCCCCCTTTCCAGAACCCAGTTTTTAGGTCAAGCAAGATGCGTCTTTATTCTTCCCCTCTAAAAATGCCCATTATTGCATCTTAGTCCTAAGAACTACAGAGAGGTGAGCATTACTcctattttcagttttaaatgaCTGGGATTGTACTTGTCATACTGAAATCACAGAAGAGGAAAGTTGGTCATTGGAAGCAATGGGCATGCCAAAACAACCACAACGATCACAACAACAAACCGACAGCACTGACCTGGCGTCCTCGCAGTCACCCCTCaggtacaaacatttttaaagttttgtttcgAGGTCTGGTACAGAGTTTGGCTCAAAAGTCACATACTAACCTTTACTGGAATGCAGTCAAGCCCttgtcaaaaatgaaaactagcttttctccttttctaaccTTTATGTTGCTCTTTCCCGCCTCAAAGCAACCTGATTTATCACTGCGATTGGCCTGTTTATAAATGGTGAAAACTCAGTAGTCATAGTCAGAGATTCGGGAGGGTACGCAATTTCACTCTCATCATCCAACAGATGTTGGTTAAAGAGCTCATTGTCTCTCCTCCAATCTCCACTGGGGTGAAAGGTATGGAAATCGTGGTAATTTATTGTGAAAtgtgcattcatttttaaagggagggattcttttatttttaaatcaaagagaCCCTTCCCTGTCTTCAAAAGGACTATTGACCATCAAGTCAAGAAGAGAGAGGTGCACATGCAAAACAACCTTGAGCCGCTTCCAAAGCAACATGTAAATCAGTTGTTCTAAAGTGTGTGATTGTGGCTAGCGttggagagagtagtttcagtTGAGTGGTGGGATAAGAAGCCAGATTGCCAGCAGTTGAGAAGTGAGTGGGAGGTCAGGAAATGGAGAGACTAGGGTGTAGGAGATAATGAAGAGAAGTTTTGAGGTATGAAGTAGGGGAGATGAGGAAGCTCCAGATAGCAAGTCATTGGCTGAGAGAATGGGATGGGGATGGTACCAGGTCTTAAGCAGAGAGAAAGTTCACCATTAATGGCCCAtcactctttttttctaaatgatttctctttttgtcttttttttttttttttttgcagtggtAAGGGGGAGTAGGAAAGCATCTCATCT
This is a stretch of genomic DNA from Sminthopsis crassicaudata isolate SCR6 chromosome X, ASM4859323v1, whole genome shotgun sequence. It encodes these proteins:
- the CCDC160 gene encoding coiled-coil domain-containing protein 160 isoform X1, producing the protein MMDICPFLKEQAEGSVEMETNGKHWVEKLFIPCFTPQDFFKQANQPEPFSPQLAFDQAKGVEEMYNLAIKKFQEEKKLKRKEFISPLIEPESEPKLTERKINISKKQAERNSACWDAADLNVGSEESSRRTEGHCIWNAKELAALRREAQKKHAEGIAQKLQLAFLKAELEELNAKCRKIENDFENAERELLKSKKEIGFKALHLQAAHKDSLRKDRALRALKNDISEKSLDVKNLSEALLQAKQLIHKLDLENKELKEEVEKLKRQIEAGNAALREKVKWQYKVEIQKIQRELEVVKKELKTEKFLHARNNKALELLRKHFASLPVSSTLDGFDIDYL
- the CCDC160 gene encoding coiled-coil domain-containing protein 160 isoform X2; translation: MMDICPFLKDFFKQANQPEPFSPQLAFDQAKGVEEMYNLAIKKFQEEKKLKRKEFISPLIEPESEPKLTERKINISKKQAERNSACWDAADLNVGSEESSRRTEGHCIWNAKELAALRREAQKKHAEGIAQKLQLAFLKAELEELNAKCRKIENDFENAERELLKSKKEIGFKALHLQAAHKDSLRKDRALRALKNDISEKSLDVKNLSEALLQAKQLIHKLDLENKELKEEVEKLKRQIEAGNAALREKVKWQYKVEIQKIQRELEVVKKELKTEKFLHARNNKALELLRKHFASLPVSSTLDGFDIDYL
- the CCDC160 gene encoding coiled-coil domain-containing protein 160 isoform X3 translates to MYNLAIKKFQEEKKLKRKEFISPLIEPESEPKLTERKINISKKQAERNSACWDAADLNVGSEESSRRTEGHCIWNAKELAALRREAQKKHAEGIAQKLQLAFLKAELEELNAKCRKIENDFENAERELLKSKKEIGFKALHLQAAHKDSLRKDRALRALKNDISEKSLDVKNLSEALLQAKQLIHKLDLENKELKEEVEKLKRQIEAGNAALREKVKWQYKVEIQKIQRELEVVKKELKTEKFLHARNNKALELLRKHFASLPVSSTLDGFDIDYL